From bacterium, a single genomic window includes:
- the rimI gene encoding ribosomal-protein-alanine N-acetyltransferase — MMIMDELTIREHHLIRLMRPEDLDQVMAIERASFESPWTKNNFFDEFKNSDLSTQLVMEFDHHIIAFAIVWAIIDECHLANIAVHPDCRRKGVAEILLNKIISIARDRNCKKIMLEVRKSNEPAIQLYNKYCFEKVGVRKNYYYDGFMRQEDAVLMDLNLTNEE, encoded by the coding sequence TTGATGATTATGGATGAACTCACAATCCGTGAACATCATTTAATTCGTTTGATGCGACCGGAAGATTTGGATCAGGTCATGGCCATTGAGCGGGCATCATTTGAGAGCCCGTGGACGAAGAACAATTTCTTTGACGAATTCAAAAATTCCGATCTGTCAACCCAGCTCGTTATGGAGTTTGATCATCACATTATTGCTTTTGCCATTGTATGGGCAATTATAGATGAATGTCATTTAGCCAATATTGCGGTTCATCCGGACTGCCGCCGAAAGGGCGTCGCAGAGATACTGCTGAATAAAATAATTTCGATTGCCCGCGATAGAAATTGTAAGAAGATCATGCTGGAAGTTCGCAAATCCAATGAACCCGCCATTCAGTTATATAACAAATATTGCTTTGAAAAAGTTGGCGTACGGAAGAACTATTATTATGACGGATTTATGCGGCAGGAAGATGCCGTTTTGATGGATCTGAACTTAACAAATGAGGAATAA
- the surE gene encoding 5'/3'-nucleotidase SurE produces the protein MKHILLTNDDGIDSNGLYALYKELKKIGEVTVVAPHLEKSAVGHAITINEPIRVIEYNRADKFNGYAISGTPADCVKIAIKSLMPKRPDVIVSGINHGSNTATNVLYSGTVSAATEGIILGIPSIASSLLSFDHKADASYAAEFTARLAKTVMEKGLPPDTLLNVNVPLCKKADIKGVAITRQGKGRYDEIFEQRHDLNGRAYYWLTGKKMILDTADDIDDVVVLKNKISVTPIQVDMTNYQMLDELKKWGLVP, from the coding sequence ATGAAACATATTCTTCTGACCAATGATGACGGCATAGACTCCAATGGATTATATGCGTTATACAAAGAATTAAAAAAAATCGGCGAAGTCACTGTGGTAGCCCCGCATCTGGAGAAAAGTGCGGTCGGCCATGCGATCACGATCAACGAACCTATACGTGTTATCGAATATAACCGTGCAGACAAATTTAACGGATATGCCATTTCAGGAACGCCGGCGGACTGCGTGAAAATTGCAATCAAGAGCCTTATGCCGAAGAGACCGGACGTCATTGTATCCGGGATCAATCACGGTTCCAATACCGCGACCAACGTTCTTTATTCCGGTACGGTTTCAGCGGCAACCGAAGGAATTATTTTAGGGATTCCATCTATCGCATCATCGCTGTTGAGCTTTGATCACAAAGCGGACGCTTCTTATGCTGCGGAGTTTACAGCGCGCCTCGCAAAAACGGTTATGGAAAAAGGGTTACCTCCGGACACATTGCTCAATGTCAATGTTCCGCTATGTAAGAAAGCCGACATCAAAGGCGTGGCGATCACCCGTCAGGGTAAAGGGCGATACGATGAGATATTTGAACAACGCCATGATCTGAACGGGCGCGCATACTACTGGTTGACCGGCAAAAAAATGATCCTGGATACAGCGGATGATATTGATGATGTCGTTGTGCTAAAGAATAAAATTTCGGTTACCCCTATTCAGGTGGACATGACCAACTATCAAATGCTGGACGAACTGAAGAAATGGGGGCTTGTTCCTTAG
- the tsaB gene encoding tRNA (adenosine(37)-N6)-threonylcarbamoyltransferase complex dimerization subunit type 1 TsaB — translation MIILGIDTSSAVCGIALSEAVSDKLKPIAQIGPNIPNAHSEKIMPLLDDLLKTTGVEKKSINAIAISIGPGSFTGLRIGLSTAKGLALGLNIPIVSVPSLDVIAEKVRFIDKTLHIATSSRKDEFYYCSYKQGRRISDYTVLTTMEIINKIEPETVLISDKTEAIINQIPEKTREKVMVMSKEFSYPDVFFVTVLGHRKILNRQMDTLSALVPMYVQGFRGTKV, via the coding sequence ATGATTATCTTAGGTATAGATACATCTTCTGCTGTGTGCGGGATTGCATTATCTGAAGCGGTTTCGGATAAACTAAAACCGATTGCGCAAATTGGACCAAATATTCCGAACGCACATTCCGAAAAGATCATGCCCCTGCTCGATGATCTTTTAAAAACCACCGGTGTGGAAAAGAAAAGTATTAATGCGATAGCGATTTCGATCGGACCAGGTTCTTTCACCGGATTGCGAATCGGTTTGTCGACGGCAAAAGGGCTGGCGTTAGGTCTTAATATTCCGATTGTAAGCGTACCCTCATTGGACGTGATCGCTGAAAAAGTCAGGTTTATCGATAAAACGCTGCATATAGCCACATCTTCGCGAAAGGATGAGTTTTATTATTGTTCATATAAGCAGGGGCGTAGGATATCCGACTATACGGTCTTAACAACGATGGAAATTATCAATAAAATTGAACCTGAGACGGTATTAATTTCCGATAAAACCGAAGCAATCATCAATCAAATACCTGAAAAGACAAGAGAGAAAGTAATGGTCATGAGCAAAGAATTTTCTTATCCGGATGTTTTTTTTGTGACGGTCCTAGGGCACCGTAAAATTCTCAACCGGCAAATGGATACATTAAGCGCTCTGGTACCGATGTATGTACAGGGATTTCGCGGGACAAAAGTTTGA
- a CDS encoding GHKL domain-containing protein: MKKQFIFISLSFAFFGAALFAQKKDYLIERISIEQGLSQSVVNTIYQDKKGFLWFGTQDGLNRFDGYSFVVFKNEPGNVNSISNNTVQALYEDVAGNLWIGTLGGLNKLSNRKITTYLNRASDPNSLSNDIITSICGDSAGNIWIGTQDDGLNMFDPKTEKFKSYKYDITKSTGLPNNSVRSVLVDRYQTLWVGTGDGLSKMDLAGGPKEEFVTYKNKPGDAGTLSYNGILSLFEDREGQIWIGTVRGGLNKLDREKNTFKSYKNDPKDPYSLSQNNVISITQDKNGDVWAGTFGGGVNVLREGKFTRYKHNPKLPSSLSNDEILFVYCDRAGTCWIGTSGGGLNKFKENKFTVYRSIPESANSLTGNDVWAMFEDSHENLWIGLYGGGLNVYRKDFLSSYRHDPNNSGSLSSNTVYALLEDHAGNIWIGTETGLSKYEKRISGRRNTGFLNFKNDPNNKTSLSNDQLTCLYQDRTGDLWVGTFGGGINRISSKEIDKPRPVFERLTNDSTHSSISDDYVNVVVEDKKGLIWVGTQNGLNEYNGKDFTVYRHVADNPNSLSHNTILSMYVDSANTLWIGTHGGGLNKFKDGIFTAYTQKDGLANNVVYGILEDAEGNLWLSTNRGLSRFNPKKTGHDAFRNYDTQDGLPSNEFNQGSYFGNKKGRVFFGGINGMVSFDPGELIESDYTPPVYLTAFRKFDKEIDFGTDISSLKNIEISYKDNFFGFEFVALDHRTPGKIHYAYKLVGFDEDWIYSNERRYATYTNLDGGHYVFKVKATSSDGIWNEKPAEITLIITPPFWKTLWFQFSSGFLLLIAAYSFYQSRLRSIKTQNIVLENKVAQRTREIDEKNKILDQQNKELEHKNDQIEKQQAQMVQAEKLSSLGRLVSGVAHEMNNPLNFTYGNAANLDIDFKEVRAIMQAGVDEHKMDPGVAHQINEHMDEMQDMIRAIKIGTERIKDIVVGLRDFSTSDGSAATEVDIALNLEYMLSLLRSRDRRNITILKNFTYVPKIKGFPSHLNQALLQIMINAIEAIERRNYDGSEGCVKISCYAEKPNVVISVQDNGVGIPNEIKNKIFDPFFTTKEVGKGTGLGLSICYGIIQSHKGKITFDTEVGRGTEFKIYLPISD, encoded by the coding sequence ATGAAAAAGCAATTTATTTTCATCAGCCTTTCATTTGCTTTTTTTGGCGCTGCGTTATTTGCGCAGAAAAAAGACTATCTGATCGAACGCATCTCGATAGAACAGGGGCTATCGCAAAGCGTAGTCAATACAATCTATCAGGATAAAAAAGGTTTTTTGTGGTTTGGAACTCAGGACGGTTTAAACCGGTTTGACGGATATTCCTTTGTCGTGTTTAAAAACGAACCGGGTAACGTCAACAGCATTTCTAATAATACCGTTCAAGCATTGTATGAAGACGTTGCGGGCAACTTGTGGATCGGAACTTTGGGCGGGTTGAACAAGTTATCCAACCGGAAAATTACCACCTATCTGAATCGCGCTTCGGATCCAAATTCTTTATCCAACGACATCATCACATCCATTTGTGGGGACAGCGCCGGCAATATCTGGATTGGAACTCAGGATGATGGTTTGAATATGTTTGATCCCAAAACGGAAAAGTTCAAGTCATACAAGTATGATATTACAAAATCAACAGGTTTACCCAATAATTCCGTGCGTTCTGTATTGGTGGATCGTTATCAGACATTGTGGGTCGGCACGGGAGACGGGCTGAGCAAAATGGATCTTGCAGGTGGGCCAAAAGAAGAATTTGTAACCTACAAAAACAAACCAGGCGACGCCGGCACCTTGTCGTATAACGGAATACTCTCTCTCTTCGAGGATCGTGAAGGGCAAATTTGGATCGGGACAGTTCGAGGTGGGCTGAATAAATTAGACAGAGAAAAAAATACGTTCAAATCTTATAAAAACGATCCGAAAGACCCGTATAGTCTATCGCAAAATAATGTGATTTCCATAACGCAGGACAAAAACGGGGATGTATGGGCGGGAACTTTCGGCGGCGGAGTGAATGTGCTGCGTGAAGGGAAATTCACACGGTATAAGCATAATCCAAAACTCCCAAGCAGTTTATCGAACGATGAAATTCTCTTCGTGTATTGTGATCGCGCAGGAACCTGTTGGATTGGGACCTCCGGCGGCGGGCTTAATAAATTTAAAGAGAATAAATTTACCGTGTATCGTTCCATTCCGGAATCCGCAAACTCTTTAACGGGTAATGATGTATGGGCAATGTTCGAAGATAGTCATGAAAATTTGTGGATTGGGCTCTATGGCGGCGGTCTGAATGTCTACAGGAAAGACTTTTTATCAAGCTATCGCCATGATCCGAACAACTCTGGAAGTTTGTCAAGTAATACTGTATATGCGCTGTTGGAAGATCATGCCGGAAATATTTGGATTGGTACGGAAACCGGATTGAGCAAATATGAAAAAAGAATCAGCGGCCGCAGGAATACCGGTTTTCTTAACTTCAAAAATGATCCGAATAATAAAACAAGTCTTTCAAATGACCAATTAACCTGCCTATATCAGGATCGAACCGGTGATTTGTGGGTTGGAACTTTTGGCGGCGGCATCAACCGGATATCGTCGAAAGAAATAGATAAACCCCGACCGGTTTTTGAGCGGTTAACCAACGATTCCACTCATAGCAGTATTTCAGATGATTATGTTAATGTTGTGGTTGAAGACAAGAAGGGGCTTATATGGGTTGGAACGCAGAACGGATTAAACGAATACAATGGGAAAGACTTTACCGTTTACAGGCACGTTGCAGATAACCCCAATAGTCTGTCGCACAATACCATCTTGTCGATGTACGTGGATTCTGCAAACACTTTGTGGATAGGCACGCACGGCGGCGGTCTAAATAAATTTAAAGACGGTATTTTTACGGCGTATACGCAGAAAGACGGATTGGCTAATAACGTGGTGTATGGCATCTTAGAAGATGCCGAGGGCAATTTATGGTTGAGTACCAATCGGGGTTTGAGCAGGTTCAATCCTAAAAAGACCGGACATGACGCTTTCCGAAATTATGATACACAAGACGGACTGCCAAGTAACGAATTTAATCAAGGCTCTTACTTTGGGAATAAAAAAGGACGAGTTTTTTTTGGCGGGATCAACGGCATGGTCAGTTTTGATCCGGGAGAATTGATTGAAAGCGATTATACTCCGCCAGTCTATTTGACTGCATTTAGAAAATTTGATAAAGAAATCGACTTTGGCACCGATATAAGTAGTTTGAAAAACATTGAAATTTCATACAAAGACAATTTTTTTGGATTTGAATTTGTTGCTCTGGATCACAGGACTCCAGGAAAAATTCATTATGCGTATAAACTGGTAGGGTTTGACGAGGATTGGATATATTCAAATGAACGCCGATATGCTACGTATACTAATTTAGACGGCGGCCATTATGTTTTTAAAGTCAAAGCTACAAGCAGTGACGGAATATGGAACGAAAAGCCTGCTGAGATCACGCTCATCATCACGCCGCCATTCTGGAAAACGCTTTGGTTTCAATTTTCGTCCGGATTCCTGCTGTTAATTGCAGCATACAGTTTTTATCAATCCAGGTTACGGAGCATAAAAACCCAAAACATTGTTCTGGAAAATAAAGTAGCCCAGCGCACGCGCGAGATTGATGAAAAAAATAAGATTCTTGACCAGCAAAACAAAGAACTCGAACACAAAAACGATCAAATTGAAAAACAGCAAGCGCAAATGGTGCAGGCCGAAAAACTATCCTCACTCGGAAGACTCGTTTCCGGGGTTGCGCATGAAATGAATAATCCATTGAATTTTACATACGGAAACGCGGCCAATTTAGACATTGATTTCAAAGAAGTCAGGGCGATTATGCAGGCCGGTGTGGACGAGCATAAGATGGACCCGGGCGTTGCGCATCAGATCAATGAACACATGGATGAAATGCAGGATATGATTCGCGCCATCAAGATCGGAACAGAGCGCATCAAGGATATTGTTGTTGGCTTACGTGATTTTTCTACCTCAGACGGATCTGCCGCAACGGAGGTTGACATCGCTCTAAACCTGGAATATATGCTGAGCCTGCTTCGTTCCCGCGACAGAAGGAATATTACGATTCTGAAAAACTTTACTTACGTTCCGAAAATCAAAGGCTTCCCAAGTCATTTGAATCAGGCGCTGCTGCAGATCATGATCAATGCAATAGAGGCAATCGAACGAAGAAATTATGATGGAAGTGAAGGCTGCGTAAAGATCAGTTGTTATGCCGAAAAGCCCAATGTGGTTATTTCCGTGCAAGATAACGGCGTGGGAATTCCGAATGAAATAAAAAATAAAATTTTTGATCCGTTTTTTACGACCAAAGAGGTCGGTAAAGGAACCGGATTAGGGCTTTCGATCTGCTATGGAATTATACAAAGCCACAAAGGCAAAATAACCTTTGACACTGAGGTTGGCCGAGGCACGGAGTTTAAGATATACCTCCCAATATCGGACTGA
- the tsaE gene encoding tRNA (adenosine(37)-N6)-threonylcarbamoyltransferase complex ATPase subunit type 1 TsaE, whose amino-acid sequence MCTCIGCFIFVGCHVLINTPHILEKKTSSESETIELGLLFSNQLSPGDIVALFGEVGSGKTVFIKGICKGLRTKEPVNSPTFIILNEYHGRISDNKIKIHHFDFYRVEKSKDIDELGIDEYMGAPDSVALIEWSEHIQDHLKGKYWKVQFQKENENTRKIHIEFLQ is encoded by the coding sequence ATTTGCACTTGCATAGGCTGTTTTATCTTTGTAGGTTGCCACGTTTTGATAAATACACCGCACATACTCGAAAAAAAAACATCCTCAGAATCTGAAACAATCGAATTAGGACTTTTATTTTCGAATCAACTTAGTCCCGGGGACATCGTTGCTCTTTTTGGAGAGGTAGGCAGCGGAAAAACGGTTTTTATCAAGGGTATATGTAAGGGGTTGAGAACGAAGGAACCTGTAAACAGTCCCACTTTTATTATTTTGAATGAATATCATGGACGGATTTCCGACAATAAAATAAAAATACATCATTTTGATTTTTACCGTGTCGAAAAGTCAAAAGACATTGATGAATTAGGTATTGATGAATATATGGGGGCTCCCGATTCAGTGGCTTTGATCGAGTGGTCTGAACATATTCAGGATCATTTGAAGGGGAAATATTGGAAAGTACAATTTCAAAAAGAAAATGAAAACACACGAAAAATTCACATTGAATTTTTGCAATAA
- a CDS encoding acetyl-CoA carboxylase carboxyltransferase subunit beta, producing MNWFQRTKDRISEGTEKKELPNVWTKCDNCGEILYKKDLEKNLYVCLKCGYHFRVFAKTYLQIILDPKTFKPIDKNMIAVDPLEFADTKKYSDRIKTTVSKTGLKDAVHTGYGKIHGRPTAIAVMDFGFIGGSMGSVVGEKISRIADGALEHKLPFIIVSASGGARMMEGALSLMQMAKTSAKLALLHEARLPFISLLTDPTTGGVTASFAMLGDVILAEPGALIGFAGPRVVKEATGKDLPEGFQRAEFLLEHGFVDLIVNRKELKDTLSRLLVFFEKNTNTNFDISQINSN from the coding sequence ATGAATTGGTTTCAGCGAACCAAAGACAGAATTAGCGAAGGCACTGAAAAAAAAGAATTACCTAATGTTTGGACCAAATGCGATAACTGCGGTGAAATTCTATATAAAAAAGACCTGGAAAAGAATCTTTATGTATGCCTCAAATGCGGTTACCACTTTCGTGTTTTTGCTAAAACTTATTTACAGATCATACTGGACCCGAAGACGTTTAAGCCGATAGACAAGAATATGATTGCCGTTGATCCACTGGAGTTTGCCGACACAAAAAAATATTCTGATCGAATAAAGACCACGGTCTCGAAAACGGGCCTGAAAGATGCGGTGCATACAGGGTATGGAAAAATCCACGGACGACCAACGGCTATTGCAGTTATGGATTTTGGCTTCATCGGTGGCAGCATGGGCTCTGTTGTCGGAGAAAAGATTTCTCGAATTGCGGACGGCGCCTTAGAACATAAATTACCATTTATTATCGTGTCCGCATCCGGCGGCGCGCGCATGATGGAGGGCGCATTATCCCTGATGCAAATGGCTAAGACCAGCGCGAAACTCGCGCTTCTGCATGAGGCGAGGCTTCCGTTTATTTCTCTGCTGACCGATCCAACTACAGGCGGAGTGACGGCCAGTTTTGCGATGTTGGGCGACGTTATCCTGGCAGAACCTGGCGCATTAATCGGATTCGCCGGCCCGCGAGTTGTAAAAGAAGCTACAGGTAAAGATCTGCCGGAAGGGTTTCAAAGAGCTGAGTTTCTTTTGGAGCACGGATTTGTTGATCTGATTGTGAATCGAAAAGAATTGAAAGACACATTGTCCCGATTGCTGGTCTTTTTTGAAAAAAACACAAATACAAATTTTGACATCAGTCAAATAAACTCAAACTGA